A single genomic interval of Rhodothermales bacterium harbors:
- a CDS encoding 2-C-methyl-D-erythritol 2,4-cyclodiphosphate synthase, translating into MRVGYGYDVHRLVEGRRLVLGGVEIEYPFGLQGHSDADVVLHAITDALLGAAALGDIGRHFPDSDARWKDADSRMFLAEAGRMIGAAGYRLSNIDVTIIAEKPRIEPHAGSMRSIIADLLAIQVSQVSVKATTSEGMGFVGEGLGIAAHAVCLLAEEQGGG; encoded by the coding sequence ATGAGAGTGGGCTACGGATACGACGTTCACAGACTGGTTGAAGGCCGCCGCCTCGTTCTAGGGGGCGTCGAAATCGAATATCCCTTTGGGCTGCAAGGACATTCAGATGCGGACGTGGTTTTGCACGCGATTACAGACGCACTCCTTGGAGCGGCGGCGCTCGGTGACATCGGTCGGCATTTCCCGGACTCGGACGCGAGATGGAAGGACGCCGATAGTCGCATGTTTCTTGCGGAGGCGGGTCGAATGATTGGCGCCGCCGGCTATCGCCTATCCAACATCGACGTCACGATCATTGCGGAGAAGCCGCGCATAGAACCACATGCAGGGAGTATGCGCTCAATCATTGCTGATCTTCTGGCGATTCAGGTGTCGCAGGTTTCGGTCAAGGCCACCACGTCGGAAGGGATGGGATTTGTTGGTGAGGGTCTGGGGATTGCCGCGCACGCGGTTTGTCTCCTGGCAGAGGAGCAGGGAGGGGGGTGA
- a CDS encoding DedA family protein, with protein sequence MGEFFLEVFEWIQTLSPLAVYVAILVIAYGENVLPPVPGDMIVVLGGYLAGTGSLNIGIVIGLATLGGALGFMTMYAFGHMIGGAVMDPDRLKWIPKRRVRRAQEWLRMWGYGVIAANRFLSGLRSVISITVGMANMSVWKTILWSTVSSAVWTCLIAFLGFKVGENWQVVSVWIRQYGQAIGIAIVIFIVAQVIRYRLNIKRNGDGEDGGGRVDAVVG encoded by the coding sequence ATGGGAGAGTTTTTCCTGGAGGTCTTCGAGTGGATCCAGACGCTGTCGCCGCTGGCTGTCTACGTGGCTATTCTGGTTATCGCGTACGGCGAGAACGTCCTGCCTCCCGTCCCCGGTGATATGATCGTCGTACTCGGAGGCTATCTGGCCGGCACGGGTTCCCTGAACATCGGGATCGTCATCGGCCTCGCCACGCTGGGAGGCGCGCTGGGCTTCATGACGATGTATGCGTTCGGCCACATGATCGGCGGCGCCGTGATGGATCCCGACCGTCTGAAATGGATTCCCAAGCGCAGAGTGCGGCGTGCCCAGGAGTGGCTTCGGATGTGGGGCTACGGGGTGATCGCAGCCAACCGATTCCTCAGCGGGCTGCGATCGGTGATATCAATCACGGTTGGAATGGCCAACATGAGCGTCTGGAAAACGATACTGTGGTCTACGGTCAGTTCGGCCGTATGGACATGCCTTATTGCTTTCCTTGGTTTCAAGGTGGGAGAGAACTGGCAGGTTGTCAGCGTCTGGATCCGCCAGTACGGTCAGGCAATCGGGATCGCGATCGTAATATTCATTGTCGCGCAGGTAATCCGGTACCGATTGAACATCAAACGGAACGGCGATGGGGAAGACGGCGGGGGGCGCGTTGACGCGGTTGTGGGTTGA
- the tuf gene encoding elongation factor Tu (EF-Tu; promotes GTP-dependent binding of aminoacyl-tRNA to the A-site of ribosomes during protein biosynthesis; when the tRNA anticodon matches the mRNA codon, GTP hydrolysis results; the inactive EF-Tu-GDP leaves the ribosome and release of GDP is promoted by elongation factor Ts; many prokaryotes have two copies of the gene encoding EF-Tu), which yields MAKETFQRTKPHVNVGTIGHVDHGKTTLTAAITQVLSKRVT from the coding sequence ATGGCGAAGGAGACATTTCAGCGAACGAAGCCGCACGTGAACGTCGGTACGATTGGTCACGTGGATCATGGTAAGACGACACTGACGGCGGCGATCACGCAGGTTTTGTCGAAGCGTGTCACGG
- the ispD gene encoding 2-C-methyl-D-erythritol 4-phosphate cytidylyltransferase: MNNDAAGVPDVTVLVPAAGEGRRLGGPPKQFRSLGNAPLLVQTLRAFDRHPYISRLLVVAPPDRIADLKQELAPFDLQKMSDIVAGGRTRQESVRLGLQSVHPTCELILVHDAVRPFVSRQEITDVVEAARAHGAASVAVPVVDTLRSAAGEFFGPTVSRAGVFRVQTPQGFARTVLVSAHDAAAKQGLEATDDVEVAQMAGHNVYMVHGSTENFKITTAGDWRRAERIWESWSAENRS; the protein is encoded by the coding sequence ATGAACAACGACGCTGCCGGAGTGCCGGATGTGACCGTTCTCGTTCCCGCGGCTGGAGAAGGACGCCGCCTTGGAGGTCCTCCCAAGCAGTTCCGCTCCCTCGGCAACGCACCTCTCCTCGTGCAGACATTACGGGCGTTCGACCGCCACCCGTACATATCTCGGTTGCTCGTAGTGGCACCACCCGACCGCATCGCCGACCTGAAGCAAGAACTTGCCCCGTTCGATCTGCAGAAGATGAGCGATATCGTAGCCGGAGGAAGGACGCGGCAGGAGTCTGTTCGTCTCGGACTTCAGTCCGTGCACCCGACGTGCGAGCTCATTCTGGTACACGATGCCGTACGTCCGTTCGTGTCCAGGCAAGAGATCACCGACGTTGTCGAGGCCGCCAGAGCCCATGGTGCCGCGTCTGTAGCGGTTCCGGTGGTCGACACCTTACGATCCGCAGCCGGCGAGTTCTTCGGACCAACCGTTTCCCGAGCGGGCGTCTTCCGGGTGCAGACTCCGCAGGGATTCGCCCGGACTGTACTGGTCAGTGCGCACGACGCCGCCGCGAAGCAAGGTCTGGAGGCAACGGACGACGTCGAGGTGGCACAGATGGCGGGCCACAACGTTTACATGGTTCACGGCTCTACCGAGAATTTCAAAATTACGACCGCCGGTGACTGGCGCCGCGCGGAGCGGATCTGGGAATCGTGGTCGGCGGAGAATCGATCATGA